The nucleotide sequence TCCCTCCAGGCCGCCTTCCGCCCCGGCGCGGCCGGGTCCCCGCTTCACGCCATGAACACGGGTCTTGCCGCCGCCGACTACTTCGCCCGGATCCCGCCCCGGTGGGCCGCCCTCTTCGACGGGGAGGGCCCGGTCTGGGCGGTCCTCGACCGGCTCGGGGCCTTCCTGGCGGACCAGGTCGCCGGCAATCTCGGCCCGGCGGTCCGGCCGGGTGTGCCCCTCGACCGCCCCCTGGTGCTGGCGCCCGGGGGACCCGTCGAGGGCCGCGTGGAGGTCCGCTGCGCCGATGCCGCCAAGGGCCGGCTGGAGGTGGCGGTGGACGGCCGGGTGGTCCCCGGGGCCTCCCTGCTCTCGGCGGGTGCGGTCTTCGCCGGGGCCGACGTGGAGATCGGCCGCGGCGTCCTCGTGGAGCCCGGGGCCTTCGTCGCCGGGCCGACCCTCGTCGGCGACCACACCGAGATCCGCCAGGGGGCCTACATCCGGGGCCACTGCCTCGTGGGCACGGGCTGCGTGGTGGGCCACGCCACCGAGGTCAAGCACGCCGTCTTCCTCGACGGGGCCAAGGCCGGGCACTTCGCCTACGTGGGCGACAGCCTCCTCGGCAACGACGTGAACCTCGGCGCCGGCACCAAGCTGGCCAACCTCCGGTTCACGCCCGGAAACGTCCGCCTCCGGCACGGGGGGCGCGCCCTGGACACCGGCCGCCGCAAGTTCGGGGCCGTCCTGGGCGACGGGGTCCAGACGGGGTGCAACGCCGTCACGAGCCCGGGGACGCTCCTCGGCCCGGGCGCCATGGTGCTGCCCAACGTCACGGTCCGTTCGGGGGTCTATCCCCCGAGGCATATCGCCAGATGAGGCCGCCCCGGCGGCCCCCATTCACCCCACGGCTCCCGGCGAGCCCGAAAGGAGTGTTCCAGATGAGAAACCTGATCCTAGCGGCGGTCCTGCTCCTGGCCATGGCCTGCGGCCCGGCCAACGGCGACGACAAGGACGGCGGCGTCCTGGCCCGGGTGGGCCCCTACCAGATGACCCTGGACCAGTTCCGACGCAACCTGGCCTCGCTGCCGCCCCAGATGAAGATGATGCTGGCCCAGGACCCGAGCCTCCAGGAGAAGTATCTCGAGCGCTGGGTGCAGATCACCCTCCTGGCCCAGGAGGCCCGGGCCCGGAAGCTCGACCGGCTCCCCGAGGTCAAGGCCCGCATGGACGACCTCGCCAACACCGTCCTCGCCCAGGAGATGCTCGAGCGGGAGATCGGGGCCAAGGTCTCCGTCACCGACGAGGAACTCAAGGCCTACTACGCCGAGAACAAGGACAAGTTCGCCCAGCCCGAGATGGTCCGGGCCCGGCACATCCTGATCCGGGTGGGCCAGGGCGCCGACGAGAAGACCCGGGCCAAGGCCGAGGCCAAGGCGCGCGACATCCGGAAGCAGATCCGCAAGGGCGCCGACTTCGCCGACCTGGCCAAGAAGTACTCCGAGGACCCCGGCACCCGGGACAAGGGCGGCGAACTCGGCTTCTTCCCGAAGGGCCGCATGGTGCCCGAGTTCGAGAAGGCGGCCTTCGCCCTGAAGAAGGGCGAGGTGAGCCAGCCGGTCCGGACCGCCTTCGGCTACCACCTCATCCAGGTGGAAGACCGCAAGGCCGCCTCCGTGCCCACTCTCGCCTCCGTGGAGGGCCAGGTGCGCCAGCAGCTCCAGCAGGAGAAGCAGCAGGAGGCCCTGGACGCCCTCCTCGCCGACCTCGAGAAGCGCTACAAGCCCGAGGTCCACAAGGAGGTCCTGAAGCAGGCCGACGCCGGCACCGGCGGCGGCAGCGGGACGAAGTAGGCCGCCGGGGGCCGGCCGCCTTGACACCCGGCCGGCCCCTCCCTACCGTTCCCGCATGGACGAAAAGCGCCAGAAGCTCGTATTTTCTACCATTTACTGGGCCGTCGGCCTGGCCCTCATCCTGATCCTGCCCCAGATCTGGCTCCAGGCCCAGGTCCAGGAGATCCACTACGCGCGGTTCAAGCGCCTCCTGCGGGAAGGGCGGATCCTGCAGGTGCGCCTCGGGCCCGAGCGGATCCAGGGGGTCTACCTCGACGGCCCCGAGGGCCTGGCGGCCAAGGTCCGGTCGCGGCTGGCCGAGGAAGGCGCCGCCCCCGCCGGGGGCCGGGTCTCGCTCCAGGCCCTCCGGCACCGGGCGGCGGAGCTCGCCGGCGGCGAGGGCCTCGCGGTGCTCTTCGAGACGGTCCGGGTGGAGGACCCAGGGCTCGTGGCCGCCCTCGATGCCGCCGGCACCGACTACGCCGGGGAGCGCGAGAGCACCCTGGGCCGGCTCTTCTGGAGCACCCTGCTCCCCGTCCTCTTCTGGGTGGGGCTCTGGTTCCTCCTGGTGCGCTCCATGGGGCGCCCCGGCGCGGGGCTCCTCTCCTTCGGCCGGACCAAGGCCCGCATCTCCCCCGAGCGGAGCACCGGGGTGGGCTTCGACGACGTGGCCGGCTGCGAGGAGGCCAAGGAGGAACTCCGGGAGGTGGTCCAGTTCCTCCGGGAGCCCGACCGCTACCGCCGGCTCGGGGCCACCATTCCCAAGGGGGTCCTGCTGGTGGGCCCCCCGGGAACGGGGAAGACCCTGCTCGCCCGGGCCCTGGCCGGTGAGGCCCGGGTCCCCTTCTTCAGCATCTCGGGGTCGGAGTTCGTGGAGATGTTCGTGGGCGTGGGGGCGGCCCGGGTCCGCGACCTCTTCGACCAGGCCAAGAAGAGCGCCCCGTGCATCGTCTTCGTGGACGAGCTGGACGCCATCGGCAAGTTCCGGGGCGGCGGGGCGGTGCCCGGCGGCAACGAGGAGCGGGAGCAAACTCTCAACCAGCTCCTGGTGGAGATGGACGGCTTCGAGCCCAACCAGGGGGTCATCCTGCTGGCCGCCACCAACCGCCCGGAGGTCCTGGACCCGGCGCTGCTCCGGCCGGGCCGGTTCGACCGCCAGGTGGTGCTCGACGCCCCGGACGTCCGGGGCCGGAAGGCCATTCTCGAGGTCCACGCCCGGGGCAAGCCCCTGGCCGCCGACGTGGACCTCGGCGCCATCGCGCTGCGGACCCCGGGGCTGGCCGGGGCGGACCTCGCCAACATCATGAACGAGGCGGCGCTGCTCGCCGCCCGCCGGGGCGGCCGGGAGATCCGCCAGGCCGATCTCGAGGAGGCCGTGGAGAAGGTGCTGGCCGGGCCCGAGAAGAAGAGCCGCCGGCTGGGCGACGAGGAGCGGCGGCGGGTCGCCGTCCACGAGGCGGGCCACGCCCTGGTGGCCGCGCACTGCCCCGGGGCGCCCCCGGTGAGCAAGATCTCCATCGTGCCCCGGGGACGGGCGGCCCTGGGCTACACCTTGCAGCTGCCCGAGGAGGAGCGCTATCTTGTGACCCGCGCGGAGCTCCTCGACAGGGTCTGCGTGGCCCTCGGCGGCCGGGCCGCCGAGATCCTGGCCTACGGCGAGCCGAGCACCGGGGCCCAGAACGACCTCGAGCACGCCACCGACATGGTCCGGGCCCTGGTGACCCGCTTCGGGATGAGCGAGAAGATCGGCCCCGTGGCCCTGGCCCGCGAGACGTCCCCCTTCCTCCGGGTGCCGGGGGCGCCGCCCGCCGAGCAGATGAGCCCGGCGCTGGCCGAGGAGGTGGACCGCGAACTCCGCGCCATCCTCGACGAGCAGGCCCGGCGGGCCGGCCGGATCCTCGAGGCCCACCGCGACGCCCTGGACCGGGTGGTGGCCGGGCTCGTGGAGCGGGAGGTCATGAGCGCCGAGGAGTTCCGGCACCTGGTGGAGGGGGAGGAGGGCCCCCCTGGGAGGACCGCTTCGGAAGGGTGACCCGGCGGGCGGCCGGGCGGGGCGCGCGGGGGGCGCGGCCCGGGGCCGTCCATGACAAGGAGGCGATCCATGCCGTGGAAGTACTCCGGGCGGGGGGGTCCCCGCCCGCGCCCAACCCGGCCCTCGTGGGCCCTGGCCCTCGTCGTGCTGGTCCTTTCGTGGTGCCCCGTCCAGGCCTCGGCCGACGACGTGGCGGGGGCCGTGGCGCTCCTCGAGCAGACGTCCAAGGCCTTCGCCAGCGTGGTGGAGAAGGCCCGGCCGGCGGTGGTCTTCGTCCAGGTGGAAAAGACCGTGGAGCGGGGGGGCGGCTTCGGGCACCCCATGGAAGACCCGTTCGGCTTCTTCAACGACCCGTTCTTCCGGCGCTTCTTCGGCCCGCAGTTCCAGCCCGGGCCCCGAAAGTACCGCCAGGTGGGCCAGGGCTCCGGCTTCATCATCAGCCCCGACGGCTACATCCTCACCAACAACCACGTGGTGGGCGACGCCGACGTCATCAAGGTGAAGCTCAACGACGGCCGCCAGTTCCGGGCCAAGCGGGTGGGGACCGACCCGCGGACCGACGTGGCCGTCATCAAGGTGGACGCCCGAGGGCTCCCGGTGGTGCCCCTCGGGGATTCCGACGCCCTGCGGGTGGGCGAGTGGGTGATCGCCATGGGGAGCCCCTTCGGCCTCGTGGGCACGGTCACCGTGGGGGTGGTGAGCGCCAAGGGGCGCAGCCGGATCGGCATCAACGACTACGAGGACTTCATCCAGACCGACGCCGCCATCAACCCGGGCAACTCCGGGGGGCCGCTCCTCAACATCCGGGGCGAGGTGGTGGGCATGAACACCGCCATCTTCTCCCGGAGCGGCGGGTACATGGGGATCGGCTTCGCCATCCCCATCAATATGGCCAAGGTCATCAAGGACCAGCTCGTCAAGACCGGCAAGGTGGTCCGGGGCTGGCTGGGCGTGGTGATCCAGGACGTGGACGAGGAGCTGGCCCGCTCCTTCAAGCTCGAGAAGGTGGAGGGCGTCCTGGTCTCCGAGGTGGCCGACGACTCGCCCGCCGCCCGCGGGGGGCTCCGCCAGGGTGACGTAATCCTGCGCTTCAACGGCAAGAAGGTGGTGGACACCGGCGAACTCCGCAACCAGATCGCCCTCACCCGGCCCGGCACGGCCGTGACCTTCGACATCCTCCGAAACGGCAAGCACAAGCGGCTCCGGGTGGTGATCGGCGAGCAGCCCACGGAGGCCGCCGAGACGGCGGCGGGCAACGAGCTTCTCGAGAAGCTCGGGTTCACGCCCCAGGAGCTCACGCCGGAGCTGGCCGAGCAGCTGGGCTACCGCATGGGCCAGGGGGTGCTGGTGGCCGAGGTGGCCCCGGCGAGCCCGGCGGCCCAGGCGGGCATGCGGCCCGGGCAGCTCATCGAGGAGGTCAACCACAAGTCCACCCCGAGCCTCGACGCCTTCTTCAAGGCGCTGTCCGAGTCCGAGAAGACCGGTCGCGTCCTCTTCCGGATCCGGGAAGGGCGCTACAGCCGCTACGTGGCCATCCGCATCGAGTAGGCCCGGCCGCCGCGGCCCGCGGGGGGCGGTCCCGGCAGGGGCCGCCCCCGCCGCTTTGGAGGCCCCCGTGTTCCGCACCCCCTTCGCCCTGGTCCTCTTCCTCTGTTCCCTGCTGGGCCTGGCCGTCCTCTTCGTGGTGGTCCACGTGGGGCTCATCACCGTGGCCTTCGACCGGATCGGGCTCCCCCCGGGGGCCGTCTTCGGCGTGCTCCTCGCCTCCCTCCTCGGCAGCCGGGTGAACATCCCCGTGCGGCGGCTGGAGACGGGGGCCGTGGCACCGGCCGCCCGGATCCGCGCCCTCGGGGTGACCTTCCGGGTGCCGGCCGCCTTTCGCCCCGGGACGGTGGTGGCGGTCAACGTGGGCGGCGCCCTGGTGCCGCTGCTGCTCTCCGCCTACCTCATGTGGCGGTGGGGGCTGTGGGGCCCGCCGCTTCTCGGGGCGGCCCTGGTGGCCGCCGCCGTCTATCCCCTGGCCCGGCCGGTTCCCGGCCTCGGCATCGTGTTGCCCCTCTTCGTGCCCCCGGTGCTGGGGGCGATGGCCGGTCTCTTGTTGGCCCCGCCGGGGGGCGCGCCGGTGGTGGCCTACGTGGCCGGGACGATGGGGACCCTCGCGGGGGCCGACCTCCTCCACCTGAAGGACGTCCGCCGGCTCGGGGCACCTGTGGCCGCCATCGGCGGCGCCGGGACCTTCGACGGGATCTTTCTTTCGGGGGTGCTGGCGGTCCTCTTGGCCTAGGCCCGCGCCGGGGTCAGCGGAGGACCTGGGCCGCCAGGGACCAGGCGAGGTAGCCCACGCCGGCGGCGGCCGCCGCCAGCAGGATGCGGGCGAGGCCCTTGGCCGCCTTGAGCAGGCGGACGTCCCGCGCCACCACGTGGCGGTGGGCCTCCAGGAGTTCCCGCACCGCCCGGTCCCCGGCCTCGAGGCGCCGGTGGAGGTCCTTCAGGGTCTCCACGTTCTTCACGTGGCGCAGGAGGTGCCAGGCGTCCCGGATCTCGTCCCGGAGGGCGGCGGCCTCGTCGCGGATGCGCCGGCCCTGCTGGCTGTAGGCCGGCTGTTCCACCACGAGGTCCAGGGCCTCGTGGTGGGCCTCGAGCCGGGCCAGGGCGTCGCGGACCGCCTTGTGGCCCGCGTTCACCAGCCGCTGGCGGAAGTCGGTGAGGAAGTGCGAGGCCCGGGTGAGGCTCCCGCATCCCTGCCGCGCCCACGTGCCCCGCCAGTCCCGGAGTTCCAGGCGGAACGGCCGGGTGAAGTCGGGTCCCAGGGCCCCCTCCATCTGGTCCAGCAGGGTGTCGATCTGGGAGAGCTGGCGGTGGGCCCAGGCCTCGGATTCCCGGCAGATGGAGAGGAACTCCTCGTCCAGGTCGTCTTCGCAGACGAGGAAGTAGGGCTCGAGGATGGCCGCCATGAACCAGCGGGGATGGCGGGCCAGGGTGCGCACCGCCCACTTGACCTGGCTGGCGTTGCCCCGGAGGGCGGCCACCACGGCGTGCCAGTAGACCAGCTCGGGGGCACCCCCGTCGGCCTTGCGGCCGCGGACCAGGACGGCCTCGGCGTGGTCCGGGTGCCCGGCCAGGAGGTAGGCCCGGGCCTGGAGGAGGGCGCAGTAGGCCGTGCCCAGGGGCGTCTCGGCCAGCTCTTCCCCCCGCGCCCAGAAGGCGATGGCCTCGTGCACCTGGTCGGATCGGATGGCGAAGAAGCCGCGGATCACGTAGTAGGCGAACCCCGGGGGATCGTAGTCGAATTCGCGGAGGGCGGTCTCGGCCGCCTCGAGGTCTTGCCGTTCCAGGGCCTCGATCACCCGGTGGAGGCGGAGGAGGGTCGACGGCCGTTCCGGCGCCGTGGGCAGGTTGGCCAGGTGGGTGGCGGTGGTCCGGGCGACCCGGAGCATCGTCCGGACCTGGAACGGGCGCCGGAGGCAGGCGTGGAGGGCCTCGAGGCCGCCGGGCTCGGCGGCCAGGCCCCGGTAGTAGTCCCACCGGGTGTCGGGCCCGATCTCCGCCAGCTCCGAGGGGAAGTCGCGCTCGGCGTCGAAGCCCCAGGGGTCGGGACAGGCCCCCGTGACGTGCTCGTAGCTGCCGCAGAAGAAGCATTCCCGGTTCTCGCGGCCGTGGAGCAGCAAGGGTCGGCAGGGAAAGGCCCGTTCCAGGGGGGAGCGTTTTCCCAGGTCCGCGATCCGCCAGCCCTCGATCCAGGAGAAGGCCGGGATGTCACCTTCCGGCGGCACCAGGAGGTAGTCGGGGAGGGCCAGGCGCCAGGCCGCGTCGTCGGCGGGTTCCTCGGAGGCCACCGCCAGGACGGGGAGCGGACGGCGGCTGGGCAGGAGGAGGGACTCGCGCATGGCCAGGGCGGCGGCCAGGTAGGCGTCCACGGCCCGGGAGAGGTCCGCCACCTGGAGGATCTCGGCGGCGTTTTCCGTCCGCCCGCCCCTGGCCGCCACGAAGGCGCGGAGATTTCGGGCGAGCGAGTTCCAGGGGATGCCCGGGAAGACGCCCTGGTGGGCCGGCGACAG is from Dissulfurirhabdus thermomarina and encodes:
- a CDS encoding peptidylprolyl isomerase, producing the protein MRNLILAAVLLLAMACGPANGDDKDGGVLARVGPYQMTLDQFRRNLASLPPQMKMMLAQDPSLQEKYLERWVQITLLAQEARARKLDRLPEVKARMDDLANTVLAQEMLEREIGAKVSVTDEELKAYYAENKDKFAQPEMVRARHILIRVGQGADEKTRAKAEAKARDIRKQIRKGADFADLAKKYSEDPGTRDKGGELGFFPKGRMVPEFEKAAFALKKGEVSQPVRTAFGYHLIQVEDRKAASVPTLASVEGQVRQQLQQEKQQEALDALLADLEKRYKPEVHKEVLKQADAGTGGGSGTK
- the ftsH gene encoding ATP-dependent zinc metalloprotease FtsH, coding for MDEKRQKLVFSTIYWAVGLALILILPQIWLQAQVQEIHYARFKRLLREGRILQVRLGPERIQGVYLDGPEGLAAKVRSRLAEEGAAPAGGRVSLQALRHRAAELAGGEGLAVLFETVRVEDPGLVAALDAAGTDYAGERESTLGRLFWSTLLPVLFWVGLWFLLVRSMGRPGAGLLSFGRTKARISPERSTGVGFDDVAGCEEAKEELREVVQFLREPDRYRRLGATIPKGVLLVGPPGTGKTLLARALAGEARVPFFSISGSEFVEMFVGVGAARVRDLFDQAKKSAPCIVFVDELDAIGKFRGGGAVPGGNEEREQTLNQLLVEMDGFEPNQGVILLAATNRPEVLDPALLRPGRFDRQVVLDAPDVRGRKAILEVHARGKPLAADVDLGAIALRTPGLAGADLANIMNEAALLAARRGGREIRQADLEEAVEKVLAGPEKKSRRLGDEERRRVAVHEAGHALVAAHCPGAPPVSKISIVPRGRAALGYTLQLPEEERYLVTRAELLDRVCVALGGRAAEILAYGEPSTGAQNDLEHATDMVRALVTRFGMSEKIGPVALARETSPFLRVPGAPPAEQMSPALAEEVDRELRAILDEQARRAGRILEAHRDALDRVVAGLVEREVMSAEEFRHLVEGEEGPPGRTASEG
- a CDS encoding DegQ family serine endoprotease, with the translated sequence MPWKYSGRGGPRPRPTRPSWALALVVLVLSWCPVQASADDVAGAVALLEQTSKAFASVVEKARPAVVFVQVEKTVERGGGFGHPMEDPFGFFNDPFFRRFFGPQFQPGPRKYRQVGQGSGFIISPDGYILTNNHVVGDADVIKVKLNDGRQFRAKRVGTDPRTDVAVIKVDARGLPVVPLGDSDALRVGEWVIAMGSPFGLVGTVTVGVVSAKGRSRIGINDYEDFIQTDAAINPGNSGGPLLNIRGEVVGMNTAIFSRSGGYMGIGFAIPINMAKVIKDQLVKTGKVVRGWLGVVIQDVDEELARSFKLEKVEGVLVSEVADDSPAARGGLRQGDVILRFNGKKVVDTGELRNQIALTRPGTAVTFDILRNGKHKRLRVVIGEQPTEAAETAAGNELLEKLGFTPQELTPELAEQLGYRMGQGVLVAEVAPASPAAQAGMRPGQLIEEVNHKSTPSLDAFFKALSESEKTGRVLFRIREGRYSRYVAIRIE
- a CDS encoding DUF1614 domain-containing protein; the encoded protein is MFRTPFALVLFLCSLLGLAVLFVVVHVGLITVAFDRIGLPPGAVFGVLLASLLGSRVNIPVRRLETGAVAPAARIRALGVTFRVPAAFRPGTVVAVNVGGALVPLLLSAYLMWRWGLWGPPLLGAALVAAAVYPLARPVPGLGIVLPLFVPPVLGAMAGLLLAPPGGAPVVAYVAGTMGTLAGADLLHLKDVRRLGAPVAAIGGAGTFDGIFLSGVLAVLLA